A region of Geothrix edaphica DNA encodes the following proteins:
- a CDS encoding SDR family oxidoreductase: MELGIRGKVAMVAAGSKGLGRAAALALAAEGCAVSVCGRSEASLAAVKAELEALGVPALTVAADVAKAEDLARWHQATEAALGPVQILVTNTGGPRAAGSADLSDSDWAAGVESTLMNVVRLSRLVLPGMRAARWGRIVHITSLVAKQPTPLLTISSTLRAGLSGFTRTLALETAADGITVNALLPGHVMTDRQVHLAELRSAAEGISMDEYYARTAAAIPAGRLGDPQEVGAVIAFLCGSPASYLTGQSLLVDGGLVQGTF, encoded by the coding sequence ATGGAGCTCGGCATTCGCGGCAAGGTGGCCATGGTGGCGGCGGGCAGCAAGGGGCTGGGCCGGGCCGCGGCCCTGGCGCTGGCGGCGGAAGGCTGCGCCGTGTCCGTGTGCGGGCGGAGCGAAGCTTCACTCGCCGCGGTGAAGGCCGAGCTGGAGGCCCTGGGCGTGCCCGCCCTCACGGTGGCGGCGGACGTGGCGAAGGCGGAGGATCTGGCCCGCTGGCACCAGGCCACCGAGGCCGCCCTCGGCCCTGTGCAGATCCTCGTCACGAACACCGGCGGGCCCAGGGCCGCCGGGTCTGCGGACCTCTCCGACAGCGACTGGGCCGCCGGGGTGGAATCCACCCTCATGAACGTCGTGCGCCTGTCCCGCCTCGTCCTGCCCGGCATGCGGGCGGCCCGGTGGGGGCGCATCGTCCACATCACCAGCCTGGTGGCCAAGCAACCCACGCCCCTGCTCACCATCAGCTCGACGCTCCGGGCCGGCCTGTCGGGCTTCACCCGCACCCTGGCCCTGGAGACCGCCGCGGACGGCATCACCGTCAACGCCCTGCTCCCGGGCCACGTCATGACGGACCGGCAGGTCCACCTGGCCGAGCTGCGCTCCGCCGCCGAAGGCATCTCCATGGACGAGTACTACGCCCGCACCGCCGCGGCCATTCCCGCCGGCCGCCTTGGCGACCCGCAAGAGGTCGGCGCCGTCATCGCCTTCCTGTGCGGGTCACCCGCAAGCTACCTCACCGGCCAGAGCCTGCTGGTGGATGGGGGGCTTGTCCAAGGCACGTTCTGA
- the serA gene encoding phosphoglycerate dehydrogenase, producing MKIIVTDEVTGEGLALLQRDPRITLDVRLGLSKEALYACIGEYEAIITRSGTTVDKALLDAATSLKIVARAGVGIDNVDVDYASSKGVIVVNAPFGNTNSAAEHTLALLLSACRHIPAANQSLKSGDWKRAKFTGVELKGKVAGVIGLGKVGGRVATRLKAFECEVLGCDPYISAKRAQDLGVRLVDLAELCRSCDILTVHTPLNDETRGMIGAAQLALMKDGIILLNVARGGILDEAALLAALQSGKVGLAAVDVWSEEPPKSETLRQLIEHERMVVTPHLGANTQEAQVNVAIDVSREILSYLDGTPLENAVNLPHFDPAVMDQMRPYFKLMAVLSEFGLQLLKGSLDRVTFGFAGAIAHQDCSPLTVSGLAAMLGRATDQPVNMVNANLVAERIGLVVEEHKSTDGGAFSNLVTLTLEGSGKTRVLSGTLFEGTPRIVRLRDYAMDFMPEEHMLLLSYLDRPGMIGKIGTVLGQHDINIACMNLGRRERKGEAMVVLSVDTPVPAPVIAELQRATDATFVRALHLPSAASV from the coding sequence ATGAAGATCATCGTGACCGACGAGGTGACCGGCGAAGGTCTAGCCCTGCTCCAGCGCGACCCGCGCATCACCCTCGACGTGCGCCTCGGCCTGTCGAAGGAGGCCCTGTACGCCTGCATCGGCGAGTACGAGGCCATCATCACCCGCAGTGGCACCACGGTGGACAAGGCCCTGCTGGACGCGGCCACCAGCCTGAAGATCGTGGCCCGGGCGGGCGTGGGCATCGACAACGTGGACGTGGACTACGCCAGCTCCAAGGGCGTCATCGTCGTGAACGCGCCCTTCGGCAACACCAACAGCGCCGCGGAGCACACGCTGGCCCTGCTGCTCTCCGCCTGCCGCCACATCCCCGCCGCCAACCAGAGCCTGAAGTCCGGCGACTGGAAGCGGGCCAAGTTCACGGGCGTGGAGCTGAAGGGCAAGGTGGCCGGCGTCATCGGACTCGGGAAGGTGGGCGGTCGCGTGGCCACGCGGCTCAAGGCCTTCGAGTGCGAGGTGCTGGGCTGCGATCCCTACATCAGCGCCAAGCGGGCCCAGGACCTGGGCGTGCGCCTGGTGGACCTGGCCGAGCTCTGCCGGTCCTGCGACATCCTCACCGTGCACACCCCCCTCAACGACGAGACCCGCGGCATGATCGGCGCGGCGCAGCTGGCCCTGATGAAGGACGGCATCATCCTCCTGAACGTGGCCCGGGGCGGCATCCTGGACGAGGCGGCCCTGCTGGCGGCCCTCCAGTCCGGCAAGGTGGGCCTGGCGGCGGTGGACGTGTGGTCCGAGGAGCCCCCCAAGTCCGAGACGCTCAGGCAGCTCATCGAGCATGAGCGGATGGTGGTCACGCCGCACCTGGGGGCCAACACCCAGGAGGCCCAGGTCAACGTCGCCATCGACGTGTCCCGGGAGATCCTCAGCTACCTGGACGGCACCCCCCTGGAGAACGCCGTGAACCTGCCGCACTTCGATCCCGCGGTCATGGACCAGATGCGCCCCTACTTCAAGCTCATGGCCGTCCTCAGCGAATTCGGCCTCCAGCTCCTGAAGGGCAGCCTGGACCGCGTCACCTTCGGCTTCGCCGGAGCCATCGCCCACCAGGACTGCTCGCCCCTCACCGTGAGCGGCCTGGCCGCCATGCTGGGCCGAGCCACGGACCAGCCCGTGAACATGGTCAACGCCAACCTGGTGGCCGAGCGCATCGGGCTGGTGGTGGAGGAGCACAAGTCCACGGACGGTGGCGCCTTCTCCAACCTGGTGACCCTCACGCTGGAGGGCAGCGGCAAGACCCGCGTCCTGTCCGGCACCCTCTTCGAAGGCACCCCCCGCATCGTCCGGCTCCGCGACTACGCCATGGACTTCATGCCCGAGGAGCACATGCTCCTGCTGAGCTACCTGGACCGCCCCGGCATGATCGGGAAGATCGGCACCGTGCTCGGGCAGCACGACATCAACATCGCCTGCATGAACCTGGGCCGCCGGGAACGGAAGGGCGAGGCCATGGTGGTCCTCTCCGTGGATACGCCGGTCCCGGCCCCGGTGATCGCCGAGCTCCAACGGGCCACGGACGCCACCTTCGTCCGGGCCCTGCACCTGCCCTCGGCCGCTTCCGTATAG
- a CDS encoding dicarboxylate/amino acid:cation symporter gives MTVKRPWYRSSTFWIFVGLILGVVLGGFLPQDQYPWAYDTFRFLSKAFISLIKGLIVPLLLSTIIVGIAQTGDIRAVGRMGAKALIYFEVVTTLALFIGLAVANWIQPGAHLPMDMGAHAGVAAAKAKTGWEIALHMFPSNLIQHAAEADILPVVIFATLFGIALTKVGERGKPVLAFFDGVAQTMFKYTDFVMRLTPLGVFGAMAYNVSHMAAGHSVNGAVIKGWPAVFHLLKQYSLLVGSLYLALALLFILVFVPVAWLAGVRILGFVKAIKDPALTAFSTASSEAALPKLLEEVVRFGVPRQVASFVIPTGYSFNLDGSTLYLVLASLTIAQAAGIHMSLGQQLLMVFTFMLTSKGVAGVPRATLVIIAATCGSFGLPGEAGIAMLLAVDEIMDMARTTVNVIGNGLASVVVARWEGVFGTDPEPLPDQET, from the coding sequence GTGACCGTCAAGCGACCCTGGTACCGCTCCAGTACCTTCTGGATCTTCGTGGGCCTGATCCTGGGCGTGGTGCTGGGCGGCTTCCTGCCCCAGGACCAGTACCCCTGGGCCTACGACACCTTCCGCTTCCTCTCCAAGGCCTTCATCAGCCTCATCAAGGGCCTCATCGTCCCCCTGCTGCTGTCCACCATCATCGTGGGCATCGCCCAGACCGGGGACATCCGGGCCGTGGGCCGCATGGGGGCCAAGGCCCTGATCTACTTCGAGGTCGTCACCACCCTGGCCCTCTTCATCGGCCTGGCGGTGGCCAACTGGATCCAGCCCGGCGCGCACCTGCCCATGGACATGGGCGCCCATGCGGGCGTGGCCGCGGCCAAGGCCAAGACCGGCTGGGAGATCGCCCTCCACATGTTCCCGTCCAACCTCATCCAGCACGCGGCGGAGGCGGACATCCTGCCCGTGGTGATCTTCGCGACGCTCTTCGGCATCGCGCTCACGAAGGTGGGCGAGCGCGGCAAGCCCGTGCTGGCCTTCTTCGATGGCGTGGCCCAGACCATGTTCAAGTACACCGACTTCGTCATGCGGCTGACGCCCCTGGGCGTCTTCGGCGCCATGGCCTACAACGTGAGCCACATGGCCGCGGGGCACTCGGTGAACGGCGCGGTCATCAAGGGCTGGCCCGCGGTGTTCCACCTGCTCAAGCAGTACAGCCTGCTGGTGGGCAGCCTCTACCTGGCCCTGGCCCTGCTGTTCATCCTGGTGTTCGTGCCCGTGGCCTGGCTGGCGGGCGTGCGCATCCTGGGCTTCGTGAAGGCCATCAAGGATCCGGCGCTCACGGCCTTCAGCACCGCCAGCAGCGAGGCGGCCCTGCCCAAGCTGCTCGAAGAAGTGGTCCGCTTCGGCGTGCCCCGCCAGGTGGCCAGCTTCGTCATCCCCACGGGCTACAGCTTCAACCTGGACGGCTCCACGCTCTACCTGGTGCTGGCCAGCCTCACCATCGCCCAGGCGGCGGGCATCCACATGAGCCTGGGCCAGCAGCTGCTCATGGTCTTCACCTTCATGCTCACCAGCAAGGGCGTGGCGGGCGTGCCCCGGGCCACCCTGGTCATCATCGCCGCCACCTGCGGCAGCTTCGGCCTGCCCGGCGAGGCGGGCATCGCCATGCTGCTGGCGGTGGACGAGATCATGGACATGGCCCGCACCACCGTGAACGTCATCGGCAACGGGCTGGCCAGCGTGGTGGTGGCCCGCTGGGAGGGCGTCTTCGGGACGGATCCCGAGCCCCTGCCCGACCAGGAAACCTGA
- a CDS encoding M20/M25/M40 family metallo-hydrolase, producing MNPSLLTREALGQFASESRAAFEAELRTLVEIPSISADPARQGDVRRVAEAARALFERHGGKAEILETSGNPLIHGWFGEDPSCSTITVYNHMDVQPANEPEWTAEPFTFVVDGDTYRGRGSTDDKGPAVTAFFGALAARKAGVPLNIHFLWETEEEIGSPSFEGGLNRHKDRLKTDAIVVSDTVWITRGKPSTPAGLRGLKGFRLTLETADHDLHSGVVGGAARNPLAELIKVVAAMMDGETGKVKIPGFYDEVVKPSKQELEEWANAGFSVETFKKDHMITGMRTEDPIKVMKRVWGRPTMEVHGVVGGYTGPGIKSAVPPRAEVKLSCRLVPDMDEAKTMDRIRAFVNKHFPDVQFHEEHGLAPFKGHVTGPYAEAIKDAYKFAFDAPCSFTREGGSIGAVKTMEDILGCEVFFLGLSLPSHGYHAPNENYDWEQAGGGIAAFAHYFQTVSGIKG from the coding sequence ATGAATCCATCCCTGCTCACCCGCGAGGCCCTGGGCCAGTTCGCCAGCGAGAGCCGCGCGGCTTTCGAGGCGGAGCTTAGGACTCTGGTGGAGATCCCCTCCATCAGCGCCGATCCGGCCCGGCAGGGCGATGTGCGGCGCGTGGCCGAGGCGGCCCGGGCCCTCTTCGAGCGGCACGGCGGCAAGGCCGAGATCCTGGAGACCAGCGGCAACCCGCTCATCCACGGGTGGTTCGGCGAGGATCCCAGCTGCTCCACCATCACGGTCTACAACCACATGGACGTGCAGCCCGCCAACGAGCCCGAGTGGACGGCGGAGCCCTTCACCTTCGTGGTGGACGGCGACACCTACCGCGGCCGTGGCAGCACGGATGACAAGGGCCCCGCGGTGACGGCCTTCTTCGGCGCCCTGGCCGCCCGGAAGGCGGGCGTGCCCCTCAACATCCACTTCCTCTGGGAGACCGAGGAGGAGATCGGCTCGCCCAGCTTCGAAGGCGGCCTGAACCGCCACAAGGACCGCCTGAAGACCGACGCCATCGTGGTGAGCGACACGGTCTGGATCACCCGCGGCAAGCCCAGCACGCCCGCGGGTCTGCGGGGACTCAAGGGCTTCCGCCTCACCCTGGAGACCGCGGACCACGACCTGCACAGCGGCGTGGTGGGCGGCGCGGCCCGCAACCCCCTGGCCGAGCTCATCAAGGTGGTGGCCGCCATGATGGACGGCGAGACCGGCAAGGTGAAGATCCCCGGTTTCTACGACGAGGTGGTGAAGCCCTCCAAGCAGGAGCTGGAGGAGTGGGCGAATGCCGGCTTCAGCGTGGAGACCTTCAAGAAGGACCACATGATCACCGGCATGCGCACGGAGGATCCCATCAAGGTCATGAAGCGCGTGTGGGGCCGGCCCACCATGGAGGTCCACGGCGTCGTGGGCGGCTACACGGGCCCCGGCATCAAGAGCGCCGTGCCGCCCCGCGCCGAGGTGAAGCTGAGCTGCCGCCTGGTGCCGGACATGGACGAGGCCAAGACCATGGACCGCATCCGCGCCTTCGTGAACAAGCACTTCCCCGATGTCCAGTTCCACGAGGAGCACGGCCTGGCCCCCTTCAAGGGCCATGTCACCGGCCCCTACGCCGAGGCCATCAAGGATGCCTACAAGTTCGCCTTCGACGCGCCCTGCTCCTTCACCCGCGAAGGCGGCAGCATCGGCGCCGTGAAGACCATGGAGGACATCCTGGGCTGCGAGGTGTTCTTCCTGGGCCTCAGCCTCCCCAGCCATGGCTACCACGCCCCCAACGAGAACTACGACTGGGAGCAGGCCGGCGGCGGCATCGCCGCGTTCGCGCACTACTTCCAGACGGTGAGCGGGATCAAGGGCTGA
- a CDS encoding ABC transporter ATP-binding protein, translated as MEPALELVNLTKRFGDKTAVDDVSLALEPGAFLGLLGRNGAGKSTTLKMVTGLLKPTTGRIRVLGLDLEADPLAVKRQIGAMPEDMALLDMLTGPQYLRFVGRMYGMPDALIDGRQAELFDTLDLAPGPKTLIADYSFGMKKKVALCAALIHGPKVVFLDEPFEGIDPVTSRTIKDILQGLQRNGVTLVLTSHILEVVEKLCPLIAILDEGQLKGFGPLDELRRGGESLEQLFVGLVGGAQKGALSWL; from the coding sequence ATGGAACCTGCCCTCGAACTCGTGAACCTCACCAAGCGCTTCGGCGACAAGACGGCCGTGGATGATGTCAGCCTCGCGCTGGAGCCCGGCGCCTTCCTGGGCCTGCTGGGGCGGAACGGCGCGGGGAAGTCCACCACCCTGAAGATGGTCACGGGCCTGCTGAAGCCCACCACCGGCCGCATCCGCGTGCTGGGGCTGGATCTGGAGGCCGACCCTCTCGCCGTGAAGCGCCAGATCGGCGCCATGCCCGAGGACATGGCCCTGCTGGACATGCTCACGGGCCCCCAGTACCTGCGCTTCGTGGGCCGCATGTACGGCATGCCGGACGCCCTCATCGATGGCCGCCAGGCGGAGCTGTTCGACACCCTGGACCTGGCGCCGGGCCCCAAGACCCTCATCGCGGACTACAGCTTCGGCATGAAGAAGAAGGTGGCCCTCTGCGCGGCCCTGATCCACGGGCCCAAGGTCGTGTTCCTCGATGAGCCCTTCGAGGGCATCGACCCCGTCACCAGCCGCACCATCAAGGACATCCTCCAGGGCCTGCAGCGGAACGGCGTGACCCTGGTGCTCACCAGCCACATCCTCGAGGTGGTGGAGAAGCTCTGTCCCCTCATCGCCATCCTGGACGAGGGCCAGCTCAAGGGCTTCGGCCCCCTGGACGAGCTGCGCCGCGGCGGCGAGAGCCTGGAGCAGCTCTTCGTCGGGCTCGTGGGCGGCGCGCAGAAGGGGGCCCTGTCATGGTTGTGA
- the argC gene encoding N-acetyl-gamma-glutamyl-phosphate reductase gives MSKVDVLILGASGYGGGELLRWLSVHPAVKSVRGTARSHAGKPFHAQHPNLRGLVDGAFEATPDWTSLADSAFPVVFSALPHGELARLWPEFQAEWTRLGLANKLTVIDLSTDFRLDPSWVYGLVDWKPERMKGATRIANPGCFATALQLALLPLAPWKPAFVAVTAATGSSGSGAAPSETTHHPTRATDFRAYKMLSHQHEAEVLRTLALEGWEAPLSFVPQSAPMVRGIFATAQFPLPAGIEPSALRARYEDFYKGRFFVRVVDGSPRVAATTGSAFADIGVAARHGHGAVMVALDNLGKGMAAQAVQNLNLALGLPEWTGLRVAGGYPG, from the coding sequence ATGAGCAAGGTCGACGTCCTCATCCTCGGCGCCTCGGGCTACGGCGGGGGCGAGCTGCTGCGCTGGCTGTCGGTCCATCCCGCGGTGAAGTCCGTGCGCGGGACGGCCCGCAGCCATGCGGGCAAGCCCTTCCACGCCCAGCATCCGAACCTGCGAGGCCTGGTGGACGGCGCCTTCGAGGCCACCCCGGACTGGACCTCCCTGGCCGACAGCGCCTTCCCCGTGGTGTTCTCGGCCCTCCCCCATGGCGAGCTGGCCAGGCTCTGGCCAGAGTTCCAGGCCGAATGGACCCGCCTGGGCCTGGCGAACAAGCTCACGGTCATCGACCTGTCCACGGACTTCCGCCTGGATCCCTCTTGGGTCTACGGCCTGGTGGACTGGAAGCCCGAGCGCATGAAGGGCGCCACCCGCATCGCCAATCCCGGCTGCTTCGCCACGGCCCTGCAGCTGGCCCTGCTGCCGCTGGCCCCCTGGAAGCCCGCCTTCGTGGCCGTCACCGCCGCCACGGGCTCCAGCGGCTCCGGTGCCGCGCCCAGCGAGACCACGCACCATCCGACACGGGCCACGGACTTCCGGGCCTACAAGATGCTCAGCCACCAGCACGAGGCCGAGGTGCTGCGCACCCTCGCCCTCGAAGGCTGGGAGGCGCCCCTCAGCTTCGTGCCCCAGAGTGCGCCCATGGTGCGGGGGATCTTCGCCACGGCTCAATTCCCGCTTCCCGCGGGAATTGAGCCTTCGGCGCTGCGCGCCCGCTACGAGGACTTCTACAAGGGCCGGTTCTTTGTGCGGGTGGTGGACGGATCGCCGCGGGTGGCGGCCACCACAGGGAGCGCCTTCGCGGACATCGGCGTGGCGGCCCGGCACGGCCACGGCGCGGTGATGGTGGCCCTGGACAACCTCGGCAAGGGCATGGCCGCCCAGGCCGTGCAGAACCTCAACCTGGCCCTGGGCCTGCCGGAGTGGACCGGATTGAGGGTGGCCGGCGGCTATCCGGGCTGA
- a CDS encoding fatty acid desaturase → MVHGKRWNLLNTLFLTGTLALALVLVPWRLATSGLRWSEALVFLAMIFAVGTAISGGYHRLFSHRAYKASWPVRFLFLCFGAAAFENSVLKWASDHRVHHQHVDTDKDPYTIGKGFWYAHWTWVMEAKELPLAGVADLEKDPLVRWQHRHHFLIGAVVATIPLWIGLATGNVLGHLVFGVALRIVMTHHTTFFINSAAHMFGSRPYTDTNTARDNWLLAPLTYGEGYHNFHHLWQWDYRNGALWYQWDTTKWLLNVLAWMGLVGQFRRVPAAVMTRARLHMEEKRLRERLALASPGSAHPMRDRLEAARLKLDAALAALHDRHEAWQAKQAEWRAKGLAKGRATAEAWREAKAERKAALALHRAELRSAWAEWKAARLEVRSALVYA, encoded by the coding sequence ATGGTCCATGGCAAGCGCTGGAATCTTCTCAACACGCTCTTCCTGACGGGGACCCTGGCCCTCGCGCTGGTGCTGGTGCCCTGGCGCCTGGCCACCTCCGGCCTGCGGTGGAGCGAGGCGCTGGTCTTCCTCGCCATGATCTTCGCCGTGGGCACCGCCATCAGCGGCGGCTACCACCGGCTCTTCAGCCACCGGGCCTACAAGGCCTCCTGGCCCGTGCGCTTCCTCTTCCTCTGCTTCGGGGCCGCCGCCTTCGAGAACTCGGTCCTCAAGTGGGCCAGCGACCACCGGGTGCACCACCAGCACGTGGATACCGACAAGGATCCCTACACCATCGGCAAGGGCTTCTGGTACGCCCACTGGACCTGGGTCATGGAGGCGAAGGAGCTGCCCCTGGCCGGCGTCGCGGACCTGGAGAAGGATCCCCTCGTGCGCTGGCAGCACCGGCACCACTTCCTCATCGGGGCCGTGGTGGCCACCATCCCCCTGTGGATCGGGCTCGCCACCGGCAACGTCCTGGGCCACCTGGTCTTCGGCGTGGCCCTGCGCATCGTGATGACGCACCACACCACCTTCTTCATCAACAGCGCCGCCCACATGTTCGGCAGCCGGCCCTACACGGACACCAACACGGCCCGCGACAACTGGCTGCTGGCGCCCCTGACCTACGGCGAGGGCTACCACAACTTCCACCACCTCTGGCAGTGGGACTACCGCAACGGCGCCCTCTGGTACCAGTGGGACACCACCAAGTGGCTGCTGAACGTCCTGGCCTGGATGGGCCTCGTGGGCCAGTTCCGGCGCGTGCCCGCCGCGGTCATGACCCGGGCCCGGCTCCACATGGAGGAGAAGCGCCTGCGCGAGCGCCTGGCCCTGGCCAGCCCCGGCAGCGCCCACCCCATGCGGGACCGCCTGGAGGCCGCCCGCCTGAAGCTGGACGCGGCCCTGGCCGCCCTGCACGACCGGCACGAGGCCTGGCAGGCGAAGCAGGCCGAGTGGCGGGCGAAGGGCCTGGCCAAGGGTCGGGCCACGGCGGAAGCCTGGCGGGAAGCCAAGGCCGAGCGGAAGGCCGCCCTGGCCCTGCACCGTGCCGAGCTCCGCAGCGCCTGGGCCGAGTGGAAGGCCGCCCGCCTGGAAGTGCGGTCTGCGCTGGTGTACGCCTAG
- a CDS encoding LPO_1073/Vpar_1526 family protein, with protein sequence MGHKTKEAEKIQLIFNREAKSISVEMSKMKDQNQNSGDNSTNIQAGTVNIHGISAIEARQIALDVYNSNFMSLAGIAKDIARSRAEEITEEFINKLQQQNPIGLEQAKDPDFQHALFGVQKEYARCGDREIGELLIDILIDRSKHPTRDILQIVLNESLTVAPKLTTDQLAALSIIFLFRYTINNGINSLSTYYKYLDLHIKPFASSISNRQVSYQHLEYSGCGAISISSLELPQLIRNQYGGLFSKGLDETQFASKQFTIPRHSPIFSRCINNENNIQVNTINEEAIKTEADNHNIPESEIPKLIAMHNESMMNHEEIRDLTINGAPYMSNVFEIWSNSAMKNITLTSVGIAIGHANVKKDIGELTDLSIWIN encoded by the coding sequence GTGGGTCACAAAACCAAAGAAGCGGAAAAAATTCAGTTAATCTTCAATCGCGAGGCCAAATCAATATCGGTGGAGATGTCAAAAATGAAAGATCAAAATCAGAATAGCGGCGATAACTCCACAAATATTCAAGCCGGCACCGTAAACATCCATGGGATATCTGCAATTGAGGCACGTCAAATTGCTCTAGATGTTTATAATTCAAATTTCATGAGTCTTGCTGGGATTGCGAAAGATATCGCCAGGTCTCGTGCTGAAGAAATCACAGAGGAATTCATCAACAAACTTCAGCAACAGAACCCAATTGGTTTAGAACAAGCCAAGGACCCAGATTTTCAACATGCCCTCTTCGGCGTTCAGAAAGAGTATGCGCGTTGCGGTGACAGAGAAATTGGTGAACTTCTAATTGATATACTTATCGATAGGTCCAAGCACCCGACTAGAGATATTTTGCAAATAGTGTTAAATGAATCACTTACTGTTGCCCCCAAATTAACAACCGATCAGCTTGCTGCATTAAGCATTATATTTTTGTTTAGATACACTATTAATAATGGAATAAACAGTCTTTCAACATATTATAAATATCTGGATCTTCATATTAAGCCATTCGCGAGTTCTATTAGCAATAGGCAGGTAAGTTACCAGCACCTTGAATATTCTGGCTGCGGTGCGATCAGCATCAGTTCCCTCGAACTCCCACAATTAATACGCAATCAGTACGGTGGCCTATTTTCGAAGGGTTTGGATGAAACTCAATTTGCAAGCAAACAATTCACCATTCCTCGACATAGTCCAATTTTTTCAAGATGTATTAACAATGAAAATAATATTCAGGTTAATACAATTAATGAAGAAGCAATCAAAACCGAGGCAGATAATCACAATATCCCCGAGTCAGAAATCCCAAAACTCATTGCTATGCACAATGAATCAATGATGAATCATGAAGAAATCAGGGATCTCACGATTAATGGGGCTCCATATATGTCCAATGTTTTTGAAATTTGGTCCAACTCGGCAATGAAAAACATAACACTTACTAGTGTTGGCATCGCGATCGGCCACGCCAATGTCAAAAAAGATATTGGTGAATTAACTGACCTTTCCATCTGGATTAACTGA
- the lpdA gene encoding dihydrolipoyl dehydrogenase: MASFDLLVIGSGPGGYIAAIRAAQLGLATALVEKDPGLGGTCLHRGCIPAKTWLESAHRFEQMQVADDYGIDGVDAKSLKANLATIVKRKGRIVLKNAKGIEFLMKKNKVTVLKGFGKLLGGGKVDVAGEVHEAKRIILATGSAPKPIPGLETDGVRVLNSDHILDLTELPSHLVILGAGAIGVEFASVFSRLGSKVTLVEFMDTILPLEDEEIGVELAKIFKKTYKMDVRTKTKITRIEKRDDGVVCFLEGETPGEVVGSHLLVAVGRAPMVEGIGLEKTKAQVDRGCVVIDKFMQTGEPGLYAIGDIVRTPWLAHVASDEGIVAAEHAAQSLGKDVHPHPVRYDRFPACTYCDPEVGTIGLNEKAAKAKGYDVQVGTFPFAPMAKANIVGEPHGFIKIVADKKYGEILGIHILGPKATELVASSVALMGGEFTVNELINTMYPHPSLNEVFPEAARAVYGRALNM, encoded by the coding sequence ATGGCTTCCTTCGACCTCCTCGTCATCGGCTCCGGCCCCGGCGGCTACATCGCCGCCATCCGCGCCGCCCAGCTGGGCCTGGCCACGGCCCTGGTGGAGAAGGATCCGGGGCTCGGCGGCACCTGCCTCCACCGCGGCTGCATCCCCGCCAAGACCTGGCTGGAGAGCGCCCACCGCTTCGAGCAGATGCAGGTGGCCGACGACTACGGCATCGACGGCGTGGATGCCAAGAGCCTGAAGGCCAACCTCGCCACCATCGTGAAGCGCAAGGGCCGCATCGTCCTCAAGAACGCCAAGGGCATCGAGTTCCTCATGAAGAAGAACAAGGTGACCGTGCTGAAGGGCTTCGGCAAGCTGCTGGGCGGCGGCAAGGTGGATGTGGCGGGCGAAGTCCACGAGGCCAAGCGCATCATCCTGGCCACCGGCTCGGCCCCCAAGCCCATCCCCGGCCTGGAGACGGATGGCGTCCGGGTGCTCAACAGCGACCACATCCTGGACCTCACCGAGCTGCCGAGCCACCTGGTGATCCTGGGTGCCGGCGCCATCGGCGTGGAGTTCGCCTCCGTGTTCAGCCGCCTGGGCTCCAAGGTCACGCTCGTCGAGTTCATGGACACGATCCTGCCCCTGGAAGACGAGGAGATCGGCGTCGAGCTGGCCAAGATCTTCAAGAAGACCTACAAGATGGACGTGCGCACCAAGACCAAGATCACCCGCATCGAGAAGCGCGATGACGGCGTGGTGTGCTTCCTCGAAGGCGAGACCCCTGGCGAGGTGGTGGGCAGCCACCTGCTGGTGGCCGTGGGCCGCGCGCCCATGGTGGAGGGCATCGGCCTGGAGAAGACCAAGGCCCAGGTGGACCGCGGCTGCGTCGTCATCGACAAGTTCATGCAGACCGGCGAGCCCGGCCTCTACGCCATCGGCGACATCGTGCGCACGCCCTGGCTGGCCCACGTGGCCAGCGACGAGGGCATCGTGGCCGCCGAGCACGCCGCCCAGAGCCTGGGCAAGGATGTGCATCCCCACCCCGTGCGCTACGACCGCTTCCCCGCCTGCACCTACTGCGATCCCGAGGTGGGCACCATCGGCCTCAACGAGAAGGCCGCGAAGGCCAAGGGCTACGACGTGCAGGTGGGCACCTTCCCCTTCGCCCCCATGGCCAAGGCCAACATCGTGGGCGAGCCCCACGGCTTCATCAAGATCGTGGCCGACAAGAAGTACGGCGAGATCCTCGGCATCCACATCCTCGGCCCCAAGGCCACCGAGCTGGTGGCCTCCAGCGTGGCCCTCATGGGCGGCGAGTTCACGGTGAATGAGCTGATCAACACCATGTATCCCCACCCCAGCCTCAACGAAGTGTTCCCCGAGGCGGCGCGGGCGGTGTACGGGCGGGCGTTGAATATGTGA